GAAGAATTCGAAAATGAAGAAGTTTTAGAAGCAGGCAAAGTTGCAGCAAAAATAAATGGGTTTAAACTAATTGAATCTTCTTTAAACGTAAGAGCTATATGTCCTAATTGCATTTAACAGATTTTATTAACTTAAACTCCCTCCGCAACTTGATCCTGCACCTGCAGTACAGGCAAAACAATGTTCTTTTACAGCTACCCTGTAGTCAAAAGTAAAGGACTCATCCAATAGATCAAAAAGTGTCTTTGGTCCTTTATTCTCTCGGAAATTTATCTGTTGATTAAAGTCACAATCGTAAATTTCTCCAAGCCAATTTACACTAATAGTTTTTTTGCACATAAGATTTTCTAAATTATTTTCATTAAAATTTTCTTTTAGTAATTTGTAATAAATATTTAGTTTCCCTTCCCTTCTTAGAGATTCTTGATATCTATTAATTGGCATATTAGTTATCGTGTATAAGTTATTAAAAACAATATTATATTTTTCGAATAGTATTTTTTTATAATCTTTTTCCAATATTTTCTGAGAAGGTGGAAGAATTGGGCTTACAGGATTGTAAACAAGATTTAATTGCAATCCATTTTCTTTCTTTCCATACCCTAGATCATTAAGAATTTTTATAGCATTAATACTTTTTTCAAAAACCCCAAGACCCCTTTGCAACTCAACATTATCTTTTTCATAACATGGTAGCGAAGCAGTAACTATTACTTTATTCTTTGCAAGAAATTGAGGAAGATCTCTATAACCTTCTTCAAAGAAAATTGTTAAATTGCATCTATCAATAATATCAACTTGTTTTGTGCTCAAACTAGCTATTAGGTTTTTAAATTCTGGGTGCAGTTCTGGCGCGCCACCTGTTATATCTAAAGTCTTGATTTTGTACTTATCAATTATTTTTGGAATGAGAGATATTATTTCATTGGACATCTTTTCAGTCCTTAAAGGACTTGAATTAACATGACAATGCTTACAAGCCTGATTGCATTTATAACCTATATTGATTTGCAATGTTTCTATAGGTTCTTTATATATTGAGGGGAATTTTTCTTTCATAGATCTATTATTTATAAATTGTCATTTGAAAATTCAAAAGTCAACTATTTTTTTTAAAGTTTGATCTCTTATTAGCAAGTTCAATAAACCAACTTATATATTCTTTGGGACCATTTTGAAAAATCAAGTCAAACTTTAAGTTGTCATAAAGATCACTGATCCCTTTTAAACCAGTTTTTTTTGTAGAAGGTCTTTCAACTTCACCGGAACTACTATCTACAAAAATTATTTTATTATTAATGCCAAATTCATTCCCTAATATTTGTATAAATTCTAAAAAAGATCTGTCACTTCCTCCTCTCAAAAAACTCTTTTCACCATTATTTTTTTTTGATGTTATTGTGTCACCAACTCCTACAATTAAAGGCATATCTACTGTTTGAATGGTACTTTTGCATAAATCAATTTTTCCCGCAATAGAATTTGGAGAGTTTCTAAAATTAAAATTACTTCCAAAAGGAGCTTTACCAGTTTTATCCTCAATAAATTTATTTAAAAGAAATAAGACTCCAGAATCTTTAACTGCTCCTTTAATAAGTAATTGTATGTCTGTTGATCCAATATCATCTTTAGAAGAAAGTTTAATTCTTTCTTTACCATTTTTATTTCCTAAATTTGGTGAAATATGCAGGAAAAATGAGTTTTTAAGGCCTTCGGATTCAGCTTTAAAGATGATTTCATTCATCATTTTTTCAAAACTAATTTGAATAAGCTTTCTTTTATCAGAATCATTTTTAACTAAATCAAATAGGCTATTGAAATTAATCGTTGGCGAAAAGCGTGTTTCGCATATTGATTTTACTGCGTGAAAATTGATATCTTCTTGGCTAAGTTTAGGAAAAATATTCTTAACTATAAAATTAAATTTTGGTCTTATTAGACAGGGTACTTTAGATAAAAAATTTAGTTCTTTTTCTGAGACTCCTTCAAAACTTATTTTACCATTGTTGTCTTGATACTCTACTCCACAGGCGGCTAAACCTCTTAAATATAGTTCTTTGTTTTTTGGCTCAGTAGTGCTTCTTAAACTCCTTTCTATTATTCTGTTAACACCTCTTGGACCTTCATGTTCCCCGCAAGTTAATACAAAGAATTCCTCTGCAAATTTTTTTACTGCATAGATATAATTTGATTCTAATTCTCTAGTCATTGGATCTTTAACTAAAGGGATACAAACTCCATCAATGTCTTGAATAATTAAGATATTTTTAGAAGAAATTAATTGTTTTTGTGCCTTTAAATTACTTGCCATATATTCCATATTTATAATTATTTGTTTTTTAATTTAATTCCTATATCTGAGTGAAATTATAAATTAAAAAATTCAATATTTACAATAAATAATTTGCTATGGTCAAGAATTGCTTTAATGTAGAAAAATGTTGGTATGGGTTAGAAATTAAAAAAATTATCAAGAATTTCCAAAAATGAAAAATAATTTTATAGAAAATATGAATGATGAAAAATATTTTTATTCATTGATTGAAGATTTAGAGAACAGCAAAGTTGGATTCTACAGTGTAGGTTTATATCCTGCATCATTAGCATATAACTGTGCTTTGCATGGAAAAGCAAATAATATTCTCCTAGCTCCTAGGGAAGATAGAGATTTGTTAGGCGCTTTCTCAAATGATGTTCTTTCTGATATGGATAATGAGACTGTTGAAAAGATTAAGAGAATGGGACATTATTCTTCAGAAGGAATAAGAAAAGCTTTTGATCTAAAAGATCTTCTTTTGGAATGTGAAATTGTTATTCTTGCTTCAAACAGTAACCATATACAAGATGATGTTAAACATGCTTTAAAACTTAGAAAAACTTTAAAAAGAGAAAATGTGGTTCTTGGTTGCCTCGTTGGTTCTTTTTGCATTGACAATAAAAACAAAAACCCTTTTATTCTCTGTAAAAAATATCCAAATTTAGCTTTTTTTACAGGATTTCATCGTCACGGAGCTTTACGAAATCCTAATGATAGTTTTACAGCGAATTTCTGTCATCCTGATGCCTTAACTGCTTTAATAGGAGCTCGAATTTTGA
This is a stretch of genomic DNA from Prochlorococcus marinus XMU1412. It encodes these proteins:
- the arsS gene encoding arsenosugar biosynthesis radical SAM (seleno)protein ArsS (Some members of this family are selenoproteins.) — protein: MKEKFPSIYKEPIETLQINIGYKCNQACKHCHVNSSPLRTEKMSNEIISLIPKIIDKYKIKTLDITGGAPELHPEFKNLIASLSTKQVDIIDRCNLTIFFEEGYRDLPQFLAKNKVIVTASLPCYEKDNVELQRGLGVFEKSINAIKILNDLGYGKKENGLQLNLVYNPVSPILPPSQKILEKDYKKILFEKYNIVFNNLYTITNMPINRYQESLRREGKLNIYYKLLKENFNENNLENLMCKKTISVNWLGEIYDCDFNQQINFRENKGPKTLFDLLDESFTFDYRVAVKEHCFACTAGAGSSCGGSLS
- the stpA gene encoding glucosylglycerol 3-phosphatase, producing MEYMASNLKAQKQLISSKNILIIQDIDGVCIPLVKDPMTRELESNYIYAVKKFAEEFFVLTCGEHEGPRGVNRIIERSLRSTTEPKNKELYLRGLAACGVEYQDNNGKISFEGVSEKELNFLSKVPCLIRPKFNFIVKNIFPKLSQEDINFHAVKSICETRFSPTINFNSLFDLVKNDSDKRKLIQISFEKMMNEIIFKAESEGLKNSFFLHISPNLGNKNGKERIKLSSKDDIGSTDIQLLIKGAVKDSGVLFLLNKFIEDKTGKAPFGSNFNFRNSPNSIAGKIDLCKSTIQTVDMPLIVGVGDTITSKKNNGEKSFLRGGSDRSFLEFIQILGNEFGINNKIIFVDSSSGEVERPSTKKTGLKGISDLYDNLKFDLIFQNGPKEYISWFIELANKRSNFKKNS